From a single Phragmites australis chromosome 7, lpPhrAust1.1, whole genome shotgun sequence genomic region:
- the LOC133924618 gene encoding mRNA cap guanine-N7 methyltransferase 2-like, whose product MAVTPHHRLYDFAKTALIKIFAFPYATVCDMYCDGRVDTEKWCDAQVGHYIGIDASASGVSDARELWENKRKPFTAEFIELDPSDDDFEAQVQEKGIQADIVCCMQHLKLCFESEERTKKLLNNVSSLLKPGGYFFGMAPDSSTIWTKYQKNVEASHNKGLKTVPNSIRSENYTITFEVEEEKFPFFGKKYQLKFVNEAVFDNHYLVHFPSLMRLAREAGLEYVEIQNLTEFYDDNRTQFAPMLGSCGASFVDPRGKLLGRSHDILGLYSTFVFQKPDPDAIPPIVTPDLHDPDNAHEEEWLQRQHTSADDGRRSHVDVIPMDHEKGILGPGPADTRL is encoded by the exons ATGGCGGTGACACCACATCATCGGCTGTACGACTTCGCCAAGACCGCTCTCATCAAAATCTTCGCCTTTCCTTATGCCACG GTCTGCGACATGTATTGCGATGGTCGAGTGGATACAGAAAAGTGGTGCGATGCCCAGGTTGGCCACTACATAGGAATCG ATGCTTCTGCATCGGGTGTCAGTGATGCTCGTGAGCTATGGGAGAACAAGAGGAAACCTTTCACTGCTGAGTTCATAGAGTTGGATCCTTCAGAT GATGACTTCGAAGCTCAAGTGCAGGAAAAGGGCATCCAAGCGGATATAGTTTGCTGCATGCAGCACTTAAAG TTATGCTTTGAGAGTGAGGAGCGGACAAAGAAGCTTCTGAATAATGTATCATCACTACTCAAACCCGGAGGCTATTTTTTTGGCATGGCTCCTGATTCATCTACAATATG GACTAAGTATCAAAAGAACGTTGAGGCTTCACACAATAAGGGTCTGAAGACTGTTCCAAATAGCATTCGCTCGGAGAACTATACCATTACCTTTGAAGTTGAGGAAGAAAA GTTTCCTTTCTTTGGAAAGAAGTACCAACTCAAATTTGTGAATGAAGCAGTGTTTGATAATCACTACCTGGTCCACTTTCCCAGTCTTATGAG ATTAGCAAGGGAGGCTGGACTGGAATATGTAGAGATCCAGAATTTAACTGAGTTTTATGATGACAACAG AACACAATTTGCCCCAATGCTTGGTAGTTGTGGTGCAAGTTTTGTGGATCCTCGTGGAAAGCTTCTTGGTCGTTCCCACGATATTTTAG GCTTGTATTCAACTTTTGTATTCCAGAAGCCCGACCCAGATGCAATACCACCTATTGTAACACCCGACTTGCACGATCCTGATAATGCTCATGAAGAG GAATGGCTCCAAAGGCAACACACATCAGCTGATGATGGTAGGCGCTCACATGTGGATGTGATTCCCATGGATCATGAGAAAGGTATCCTGGGCCCTGGACCTGCAGATACGAGGCTTTAG
- the LOC133923582 gene encoding alpha-amylase/subtilisin inhibitor-like has translation MSSPRAVHHLLLSLLAISLSCSSAALPPVYDTDGHELSADASYYVLPAVRGRGGGLTMATRVLPCPLFVAQETNELRRGFPVRFTPLQGGGAASSDRTVRVSFDVRIHFDAVTTCVQTTEWYVGDEPLSGRRLVVTGPVLAPSPSGREKVFRVEKHGRGYKLVSCRDSCQDLGVFRDVGDVWFGASDPAHVVVFKKAPSV, from the coding sequence ATGAGCAGCCCCCGCGCCgtgcaccacctcctcctctccctcctagcTATCTCCCTCTCGTGCAGCAGCGCCGCTCTGCCGCCGGTGTACGACACGGACGGCCACGAGCTGAGCGCCGACGCGAGCTACTACGTCCTCCCGGCCGttcgcgggcgcggcggcgggctcACGATGGCAACCCGCGTTCTCCCGTGCCCGCTCTTCGTCGCGCAGGAGACCAACGAACTCCGCAGGGGTTTTCCCGTGCGCTTCACACCGCTGCAGGGTGGCGGCGCCGCGTCGTCCGACCGGACCGTGCGCGTCTCCTTCGACGTCCGCATCCACTTCGACGCCGTGACGACGTGCGTGCAAACcaccgagtggtacgtcggcgACGAGCCGCTGTCGGGGCGCCGGCTCGTCGTCACCGGCCCGGTCCTGGCCCCGAGCCCGAGCGGCCGGGAGAAGGTGTTCCGCGTCGAGAAGCACGGCCGCGGCTACAAGCTGGTGTCGTGCAGGGATTCGTGCCAGGACCTGGGCGTGTTCAGGGACGTCGGGGACGTGTGGTTCGGCGCGAGCGACCCGGCTCATGTGGTCGTGTTCAAGAAGGCGCCGTCGGTTTAA
- the LOC133924619 gene encoding GEM-like protein 4: MRKSSSGHVIGVPVTSKAYGIEEVSRDQSFRKGDGDHLAVSLTHPSPYASFDYKHSSKGQVIHWVSKLSRRAQGFREHVSLGPKLSETVKGKLSLGARILRAGGVERVFRQAFSAEKGERLVKALQCYLYTTGGPIAGMLFVSTKKVAFRSDRPVTVTSPKGDTARVTYKVVIPLRRIEKARPSENVDKPEEKYIHVATVDGFEFWFLGFVSYQRSCKYMQQAISELQ; this comes from the exons ATGAGGAAGTCGAGCAGTGGACATGTCATCGGAGTCCCGGTGACCTCCAAGGCGTATGGCATAGAGGAGGTCTCCAGGGATCAGTCGTTCAGGAAGGGTGACGGCGATCACCTCGCTGTCTCGTTGACGCACCCCAGTCCTTATGCGTCTTTCGACTATAAGCACA GCAGTAAGGGCCAGGTGATCCACTGGGTGAGCAAGCTGAGCAGAAGGGCACAAGGCTTCAGAGAGCATG TATCCTTAGGGCCAAAGCTATCGGAAACCGTGAAGGGGAAGCTGAGCTTGGGCGCGCGGATCCTGCGGGCCGGCGGGGTCGAGCGCGTGTTCCGGCAGGCGTTCTCGGCCGAGAAGGGCGAGCGGCTGGTGAAGGCGCTGCAGTGCTACCTCTACACCACCGGCGGCCCCATCGCCGGGATGCTCTTCGTGTCCACCAAGAAGGTCGCCTTCCGAAGCGACCGCCCCGTCACGGTCACCTCGCCCAAGGGCGACACGGCGCGGGTGACCTACAAGGTGGTGATCCCGCTAAGGAGGATCGAGAAGGCGCGGCCTAGTGAGAACGTCGACAAGCCGGAGGAGAAGTACATCCACGTCGCCACGGTGGATGGGTTCGAGTTCTGGTTCCTGGGGTTCGTGAGCTACCAAAGGTCGTGCAAGTACATGCAGCAGGCCATCTCGGAGCTGCAATGA
- the LOC133924620 gene encoding GEM-like protein 4: MEKAGHEHVIGIPVSNRAFGIEEPDFPREGAAYHGDAKNPITAGRAGKLGRTGDRVAQGLKEHVTLGPKLYETVKGKLSLGARILQAGGVEKVFRRWFLVEKGEKLLKASQCYLSTTAGPIAGMLFVSTEKIAFRSDRSLALTSPKGDTVRVPYKVAIPLRRVKTAKPSENKHRPEQKYVQVVTDDGFEFWFMGFVSYQVSLQQLEKAIAQSQ, from the exons TGAGCAACAGGGCGTTCGGAATTGAGGAGCCGGACTTCCCGAGGGAAGGGGCTGCCTACCACGGCGACGCGAAGAACCCAATCACAGCGGGGCGTGCTGGGAAATTGGGCAGGACCGGAGACAGGGTTGCCCAAGGCCTGAAAGAACATG TGACTCTCGGGCCAAAACTGTACGAGACCGTGAAGGGCAAGCTGTCGCTGGGCGCAAGAATCCTCCAGGCAGGTGGCGTGGAGAAGGTCTTCCGCCGGTGGTTCCTCGTCGAGAAGGGCGAGAAGCTCCTCAAGGCCTCGCAGTGCTACCTGTCCACCACCGCCGGCCCGATCGCCGGCATGCTCTTCGTATCGACGGAAAAGATCGCCTTCCGGAGCGACCGGTCGCTGGCGCTGACCTCCCCTAAGGGCGACACGGTGCGGGTGCCGTACAAGGTCGCCATCCCGCTGAGGAGGGTCAAGACGGCGAAGCCGAGTGAGAACAAGCACCGGCCGGAGCAGAAGTACGTGCAGGTGGTGACGGACGACGGCTTCGAGTTCTGGTTCATGGGGTTCGTCAGCTACCAGGTGTCCCTGCAGCAACTGGAGAAGGCCATCGCGCAGTCGCAGTGA